The following is a genomic window from Spirosoma agri.
CATATCATAGTGAATCCGCCCTCACGATTAGCGTGCGGTACTTGCCTAGTAGGGGCGGTTCGTTACGTGAGAAGTGAATTAGAGTAAACCCCGGCCAACAATAGCCGACACAAAGGCGGCCCGGTCTTTAGGAAAAGGGTAGTAAGCCGGGAAGTATCGGAGGACCATACGCCCGGCGTCGGCTGAGAAGTGAACCAGTATGCCGTTACGGACTTTACTACCGCCCTGTCCGAACGTCATAACATTGCCAATGTAAACACCTGTATGGTCGGTACGTTGCAAGCCAGTAAAGAACTTGATCGTTCGCCCTGTGCCTTTGCCGGTTCCTTTCTTCTGTGTTTCGGGACCGCGTAAGATGAACTCTGCATCTATCTTGTCATTGAACCGCCGTTCCTCAACTGTCAACTCACGCGGGACCTTGCAAAACCCTGGCTCACATTCTTTGACGATGTATCTGCCTTGGTCAACGTCAAGGCGGTAGGTCAGGCGATGGGAGATAGGTAGATAGTTCATGCCGCCCGGCCCTCCCCAGCCTTGTTCTTAAAACGACGGGATTCTTTGAGCGCGGCTAACACGTCAGCACGACGGTAACGAACTCGCCCATTAATCTTAAGAGGAACTAACACAGCCGGGCGGTCGTCGCTATCCTGTGCCCATTCGTGCAAGGTGGTCAGGCTAACCCCGATGTGTTCAGCCGTTTGTCGGCGCGTGAGCAGTTCGGGAAGGTCTGAACCAGCAGGGGCGGGTGGTGTGAAGTTCGCTAACTCCGAGCGAACGGCTACCCGAACCAGTTCTGTTAGCTGGTCAGGTGTGACATTGATTTGTGTTATTGTGCCGTACATGGCCGTAATTGATTTAGTACGGCTCAAAGTTGGCGGAGTTGAATCTGGTCAAAGTTATACTACAACTCTGACTATAACTGACTATAACTAATCACTTGTTGGCTATGTACTTTTCTACCAATTCTGATAATGATGCGATAAAAGTTATTCCATCTTCAGTTGCCTTATATGATTCTTTACGCCCTTGCATTAATTGCATTGGGTTACTTATTGAAATACCAAGCAGTGCACCCAACTGATTGGCTAGCACGTCAATTGTCACAGGTTTTCCTGTCTTGTTGTCAATGATTCTATGTGACTTTGCGAGTGCCCAAACCAATTCTGCAAAATCTGTCTTGTCGCCCCTATTATCTCTCCATACAAGTTTTGCATTAGTGATTTTTGGATGATCTTCTGTTACAGGTGATTTTGGGTTTACACTCTGTTGAGGGGTAACAATTTTTCGCGACATTTCAACGTATCCAAAATTCTGAGCAAGACCAGGAAGAGGATCACGGCTCTCAGCAGTTAGTTCGTCAGCTGCCTTTACATACTCATAGCAACAGACTCTAACCTCTTCAACTATGCTATAAATGCACTTTTTATCTTCTTCGGTTAATTGGACTCTATTTTTATGAGAACCAAATACTTCAAAAGTCTTAAAATCTAAAAAGATTCTATCTATCCATTCGTCAGATTCTAAATAGTCGTATCCGTCTCTTACTTGGCTCAAAAAAGAGTTTAAATTAGTAGAGTATCTTGTTAGTTCTAGGGGTCTTAATTTTGATAAAATGTTAGATTTAACTTCTACTACTAGTTCTCTCCCTAACAATAAGTAATCTTTAAAATCTGTTTCAATAGCCTTATACAAAGAATGTCTTTCTTGAAAATTCCCTGCAATATTAATTTCTTGAAATTCCTTAGATAAACTTTTGGTGGCTCTGCTAAAAACATCTATTATGCGTTCTTGCACATCAGTTGTTACCATTGGTTGTACTTGCTTTAGTCGTAATTTTGTTTATTCTGTTGTAGCTGGTAAAACAAGTAAATGGTACAGATAACACCTGTTAGGATGCTGACTGTACCATTTACAAATAGTATGCTCATTGAAAATGTGCGTGGTCAAGTAACATGATTGCATTTTGCTCTGACGAAACCTTAATGTACCGTAGTAGCATCTTTTCCGAACGGTGGCCGGTTATCTGCATAATCTGAATAACTGGAACCTTTGCCAAATACGCATTTGTCGCAAACGAACGCCGGGCGGTGTGAGAGCTAACCAATTCCCACTTTTCGAGGGTACGTAGCTCGTTTAGTCCGCCCCGTGTCCGATTAACCTCAATTCGGTCATTTAGGCCCGCCCTTTTGCATAGCTCCTTCAAGTGGTCGTTCAGCCGTTGGTTGCTGATCGGGCGCGGGGGCGTACCGTTGTATTTGTTGAGAATTGAAACAACTTTGGAGTTGAGGGGTATTGAAACCCGCTCGGACGTTTTGAGCGTCCGGCGCGTCAGAATACGACCGTTGATGTTTTCGGCCCGTAGTTGCGTGAAGTCGGAAAACCGTAGGCCGGTGTAACAGCCAATCAAAAACAGGTCACGCGCCCGCTCTATCCCCGGTGTATGGGTCAGACCAAGCGCATATAAACGCGTCAGTTCGTCGTCAGTGAGGTAAACGCTATCAACGTCCTCTGAAAACTTTTTAAAGTCTTTGTGCTGAAATATAGTGTTCGAGTGCAACCCGTCGGCGTGCGCCTGTTTCAGCATTACTTTCAGGTCTTTTAGTAGCGAACCAACATAGTTGAGCGTCAAGCCGCGGCCAGTTAGCCACAATTTGAATAAGTGGTAAAAATCAAGGCTGAACGCGGAGTAGTCAATAGGTTGACTGGTTGCCTTACTGTAGTCCTCTAATAACCGTTTTAGTTTCAGGTAGCCATTCAACGTAAACCGGGAATACTGCGAACTTTTGGCGTTAAGCCGACGACCAACGCGGGCTTCCTCAACAAACCGTTCGATGTAGCCCATAAATGTTTCGGTGGGTGTTGCGGTCTTGTCTTTCTTTGGGTGGTTGGTCTTAGCGCGTTTTAACGTCTGGTTAAGATGTTCTTTAATGAGGTCATTACTGATCGTCGACCCGGCTAATTGCAGAGCTGTAATAATCTGTTTAAGCGCGGCCCGGTGACGTTCAAGGTTGCCATTAATCGTTTCGTGCCGTTCCCGCTCTGAACGCGATTTCGTTGCAACGCGTACCCGCTGGGCGTTGGCGTCCCACTGGTACGGCTCAATCGTTTGTTCAGTTGAATACTTAAGCCGGCCGTAATCGAATCGGTATACAAGATAAATGAGCGTTGGGCGGTCGGCGCGGGGGTCTTTGAGCAAAAACTTTACGTCTTTGTCCTGAATAGTTTTCATTGGTTTAACTTGGTTTGGTCAAAACCAAGTTACAAATAAAATCAATGCAGGGGACGAACGAGGGGACGAATGAAGTTGATAAAACCGTATTTGTTTCAGTTAACCTTAGTAAAGTAGAAAGACTAATCAGTTGATTTTGAGTTTTTAAGCTCTAATCCTGATT
Proteins encoded in this region:
- a CDS encoding helix-turn-helix domain-containing protein, encoding MYGTITQINVTPDQLTELVRVAVRSELANFTPPAPAGSDLPELLTRRQTAEHIGVSLTTLHEWAQDSDDRPAVLVPLKINGRVRYRRADVLAALKESRRFKNKAGEGRAA
- a CDS encoding site-specific integrase, translated to MKTIQDKDVKFLLKDPRADRPTLIYLVYRFDYGRLKYSTEQTIEPYQWDANAQRVRVATKSRSERERHETINGNLERHRAALKQIITALQLAGSTISNDLIKEHLNQTLKRAKTNHPKKDKTATPTETFMGYIERFVEEARVGRRLNAKSSQYSRFTLNGYLKLKRLLEDYSKATSQPIDYSAFSLDFYHLFKLWLTGRGLTLNYVGSLLKDLKVMLKQAHADGLHSNTIFQHKDFKKFSEDVDSVYLTDDELTRLYALGLTHTPGIERARDLFLIGCYTGLRFSDFTQLRAENINGRILTRRTLKTSERVSIPLNSKVVSILNKYNGTPPRPISNQRLNDHLKELCKRAGLNDRIEVNRTRGGLNELRTLEKWELVSSHTARRSFATNAYLAKVPVIQIMQITGHRSEKMLLRYIKVSSEQNAIMLLDHAHFQ